TTGCGGGACAGAACGTAGGCGAGCGCCATCTCGTCGAGGGCGCCGAACACCGCCCGTCGGGCCACCGTCACATTCAGGTCCTGCCGAAACGTCCCCTCCCTTTTCCCCAGCTCGAGAATCTCGCTGATCACGTCGAGATACTCGAGGAATTTCACGGGAACGTAATCCTTCATGAACTTGTTGCTCTGGCGCAGTTCCACCTGGAGAACTTCGATCAGCCCCGCTTCCCGGAGGAGAAGACCCATGTGATTCTCGATGAAGATCCTCAGGCGCGAGAGAGCATCGTCCCCCGCGGCGATTCGCGCTCTGGCATCCGCGACGACCTCGGCCATCTTCTCCTCGAACAGCGAAATGAGGAGATCGTCCTTGTTCTTGAAATAGAGATAGATCGTCCCATCCGCCACGCCCGCCGACTGGGCAATGTCGGACACCTTGGAGTTGAAAAACCCCTTTTGGGAGAATATCTTAACCGCTGCCTGGAGGATACGATCCCGCTTCGCCGGTCCTCCTCCGCGGGGACCCCGTCTTGCCATCACACCCCCCTTGAATGAATCGTCATTCATTTCTACGAGTACCATTGGACGGGGGGTGTGTCAAGAGAATCCGGGAGCGATTTGGCCCCGGATGGGGAGCGGTTGTCTCTTGCTGCTACTCCCGGAAACCGAGCCGGGTCGAGAGCTCCCGGCCCAGCCGGACCACTTCGCCGCTGAACGTCGTCTGGATCTTTTCGTCCGTCAGGCGATGCGCCGGACCGGAGACGCTTAGGGCTCCGATCACCTTCCGGGTGTAATCCCGGATCGGGGAGGCGATGCACCGGAGCCCTTCCTCGAACTCCTCGAGATCGGTTGCATATCCCCTCTCGCGCACCACCTCGAGGTCGCGGAGGAGTTCATCGATGGTCCGGAAGGTATTCCCGGTGTATCCCTTCAGTTCCCCGCCGAACCGCTTGCGAAGGTCCTCCTCGGATTCGAAGGCCACCAGCGCCTTTCCGGCGGCGGTGGCATGGATCGGCATGTGGAGCCCGAGGCGGGAAACGACGCGGACCGTGATCTCCGGCTCGACCGAGTCGAGGTACACGACCTCGTTTTCCCGCATGATCGAAACGTAACTCGTCTCCCCCGTCTTCTCGGCGAGTTCCTGGAGGGCCGGCTTGGCCTGCTTCAGCATCCCCCTCTGGTGGATGAAGGTCTGCCCCAGTTCGAGGCACCGGACCCCCAAGCGGTAGTTCTCGTTCGCCTTGTTCTGCTCGATGTAGCTTCGGGACTGCAGTGTCGCGAGAATGCGAAACACATTGTTTTTATGGAGTTTAAGCTTCTTGCTCAGTTCGGTGACGCCGAGTTCGTCCGAATCCCCATGGAATTCCTCGAGCACATCGAGGGCGTGGGAGACCGACTGGATGATGTAATTCGACTTGTCGCGCCGTACCATGTTCCCTCCCATGTGCCGATTCGAAACCGGAATAACAAAACACTGTTACATATATTCTTTGTCCCCGATACTGTCAATAAATAATATACCCTGTTTCTATTCCGATGGTAAATGAGGAATGGTCGATTGGGAAAAGTCCGGGAACGGATTGCGCTTTTTCCCTTTACCTCGGGGACATTACCCAAAATAAAATCGGATTCACCTCGCTTTGGGCTTCATCGAATCGACCGTGGCGCGCATCTTGGCGATCTCCGCCTTCAGGGAATCTCGATACGGGTAGTCGGGGACGTTTTCCAGAAGCCCCTCCCACGCCTTGGCGCCGCCCTCGATGTCTTTCTTGTCGTGGATCAGGATGACACCCAGGTTGTATCGGGACTGCGAGTGTCTGGGGTCCGTGGAGATCACCTTCTTCAACTCCTCGATCGCTTTGTCGGGATTCCCACTCCGCCGGTAGCAGACGGCCATGTCGGTTCTGACGTTCACGTTGCGCGGGTCGATGGCAAGCGCGCGCTGGTAGTGCTCGATCGCCAGCAGATCCTGCCCGGTGTCGTAATAGAGGTTTCCGGTGTTGATGAGGGCCTGGAGATTGTTCGGATCCTTCCGGAGGATCTCCCGGTAGTTCTCGATCTCGTTCAGGGCGTTCAGGTTGACCATATCGCCCCCCGTCCCCCGGGGGGGTTCCTTCTTGCGGCAACCGGCCGCCGAGAGGAGGGACAGCAGTATCGCGCCCGTGATCGCCATCTTTCCTATGCTGCGCCATTTCATATCGGACTCACCTCCAGCGGATCCCGGCACGCCGTAAGAAGTTCCCTCACCGTCTCCCCTCCCGGAGGAACGGAAATCTCCGGCGCGATTTCGGCCACGGGAGCCAGGCAGAACCGTCGAACGGGCATCTTCGGGTGGGGGATCGCAAGGTGCGGCTCGCGAACCAAGCGGTTCCCCATCAGGATGATGTCGATGTCGAGCTCCCGGGGCCCGAAGCGGGCCCCCGCCTTTCGGCCCGCCTCCACCTCGATTCCCTTGACGAAATGAAGAAGGGCTTCCGGGGCAAGGTCGGTCTCCCCCCGGACCGCGATATTCAGATACCACGGCTGGTTCGCCCTACCGCTCGGTTCCCCCGCGTAGATCCGGGATATCCTCCTGATCTTCACCTCGCCGGCGAGCGCTGCGACACCGTCCCGAAGCCGCCGGACCCGGCGGCCCATATTGCTCCCGAGCAGCAGGACGACCTCTTCCTTCAAGCGATCCGTCCCCGGCCCGGAGGACCCGATGCCGCGTCTCGCAGATACCTCGACAGTCGAATCCGTCTCCGCGCACAGGGCGAAGCGGGGGGTTCCTCGCCGCGGCCTGTGGAGCGAGGCAGAATTTGCGTCGAGCGGAACCGGCAGCGAGCGGGCGCAAGGTCGCGAGCGTAGCGGCGAGGAAGCCCCCCGCGAGCCAGTGCGCGGAACGCCCGTCTGTCCCGGGCCATGCCGGTGGCGGATCGTTGCGTCACGCCGTTTCCGTGACCCTGCACTAGAATCCCACCTTCCTCATCCGGGAAAGGGCCTCCCGAAGCTTCCCTTTCTCCTTCGTCAGGGCGATCCGGATGTATCCCTCCCCGCCTTTTCCGAACCCGTTTCCGGGGGTGGTGACGATGCCGGCCCTCTCCAGCAGGTGCGCGGAACAGGAGGCAGACGTATACCCCTTCGGAACGGGGATCCACACATAGAACGTGGCCAAGGGTTCGACGGGGTCCAGGCCGAGCCTTCGAAGTCCCGGCACGAGGACGTCACGACGGTCCTGGTAGGTCTTCCGTATGGCATCTGTGACCTCGTCGCCGCTTTCCAGGGCGGCGATCCCCGCGCCCTGCACCGCCTGGAACACCCCGCTGTCCACGTTGGTCTTTACCTTTCCGATGCCCGCCACGAGCTCGGCGTTTCCTACGGCGAACCCGATCCGCCAACCCGTCATGTTGTAGGTCTTGGACAGGGAGTGAAACTCGATACATCGTTTCTTCGCCCCGGGAAGTTCGAGGATGCTCATCGGCCTCTTCCCGTCGAAATAGATCTCGGTGTACGCCACGTCGTGCGCCACGATCAGGTCGTGCTCCTCGGCAAGCCCGAGCACGGTCCGGTAGAACTTCCGGTCGGCTACCGCCGACGTCGGGTTGTTCGGATAATTCAGGAACAGGATCTTCGCCTTCGCAAGGACGGAACGCGGGATCGCACCGAAGTCGGGTAAAAAGGCGTTCTCGCGCCGCAGCGGCAGGAAGTGCGATCTCCCGCCGGCGAACATCGTGGCGATGTGGTAGACGGGATACCCCGGGTCCGGCACCAGGACCGTATCGCCCGGGTTCACGAACGCCAGCGGGAAATGGGCGATCCCCTCCTTCGACCCGATGAGCGCGACCACCTCGGAGGGGGAATCGAGGGACACGCCGAATCGCCGCCGGTACCATTCCGCCACGGCTGCCCGGAACTGCGGAAGCCCTTCATAGGACGGGTACTGGTGGTTGGCCGGAATCTCCGCCTCCCGTTTCAGCCGGTTCACGATGAATTTCGGCGTCGGGCGGTCCGGGTCACCCACCCCCAGGTCGATGATGTCCACGCCACGGGCCCGGACCTCGTGCTTTTTCCGGTCGAGTTCGGCGAACAGGTACGGGGGAAGCGCCCGGATGCGGGCGGAAAGCGGAAAACGGCTCATGTCGGCGGGATCTCCTCGAAGACTGGTTTGTTACGCCGCTACGACCCGGTTGGTCAGGGACCCGATCCCCTCGATCTCGACGGTCATGACGTCTCCTGGCTTCACGGGGCCGACCCCCGGAGGGGTGCCGGTCGCGATGATGTCGCCTGGGTACAGGGTCATGACGTGGGATATGTGCTCCACCAGCGCGAACACCGATTTGCCCAACTCCCGCGTGTTGCTGTCCTGCCTCGCCTGGCCGTTCACGAGACAGCGGATCGACAGGGCGGACGGGTCCAGGTCGGTCTCGATCCAGGGGCCGACCGGCGCGAAGGTGTCGAACCCCTTCGCCCGCGCGTACTGCACGTCCTTCGCCTGGAGGTCCCGAGCGGTCACGTCGTTGAAGCAGGTGTACCCCAGGATCACCGACCGCGCCTCCCGCTCCGAAACGTCCTTCGCCTTCCTCCCGATGACGACGGCCAGTTCCGCCTCGTGATCGACCCGCCGGGAGGCACGCGGGTACACCACATCGCCGCCGGGGTGGTTGAGCGCGGACGGGGCTTTGAGGAAGATGAGCGGTTCTTCGGGGATCGCCTTCCCCATCTCCCGCGCGTGGTCCTTGTAGATCAGCCCTATGGCGACGATCTTGGAGGGAACCACGGGCGCGAGAAGTCGGACATCGGCCAGGGGCCTCGGGGCGCCCGTCGGGCGGATCCCCTCGAACGGAGGCCCGTCAAGTTCCCGGATCTCTCCCTTCCCGGGATCGACGGACCCGTACGCAACGTTTCCACGATACTCGAACCGCGCGATCTTCATGGGGTCACACCCCCAATACCGCAAGCATGTCGTAGAGGCCGGCCGGTTTCCCGATCACCCACGAGGCGGCCCTCACCGCGCCCCGCGCGAACGTGTCCCGACTGTGGGCCCGGTGGGTGATCTCGAACCTTTCCCCGATCCCGCCGAACACGAGGGTGTGTTCGCCCACGACGTCTCCCGCCCGGACCGCGAATACCCCGATCTCCTTCCGGGAGCGCTCCCCGACCATTCCCTGCCGGCCGTACACGCCCACCTCCTTCATGTCCCTGCCCAGCGCGCCGGCCACCACGTCGGCGATCTTGACCGCCGTCCCCGAGGGTGAGTCTTTCTTGAACCGGTGATGGGCCTCGACGATCTCGACGTCGTAGTCGTCCCCGAGCACGCGGGCGACGTCGGCCGCCACCCGGAACATCAGGTTCACCCCCACGCTCATGTTGGGGGACAGGACGCATGCGATCGTTTCCGCCGAAACCCGGATCTCCCCCTCCTGCTCCTTCGTCAAACCGGTGCTCCCGATCACGATCGGCTTCCCGGCGGCGGCGGCTTCTCTCGCATGCGCGACGGACGATGCCGCGTGGGTGAAGTCGATCGCCACGTCCGCGCGGCCGATCGACGAGGGAAAATCGCTCGTGACGGGAACGCCCGCCTTTCCCACCCCTGCGGCCTCGAAAGCGTCCTGTCCCAGCAGCGGGTGACCCGGCGTTTCCACCGCGCCGGAGAGGACCAACCCCTGCGGTCGGTCCTTGAGGACCCCCAGAATCGCCCTGCCCATCCTGCCCATCGCCCCGCACACGACCACCTTCGCCATGTTTTCCCCCGGGGCCGTCAGACGAGTTTCAGTTCGGAAAGGACCTTGGCGAGCGCCTTCCGGTTCGCCTCCGCCATCGGGGAGAGGGGGAGCCGGAATTCCTCGTGGATCTTCCTCATCATGGCCAGGGCCGTCTTCGCGGGGATCGGATTGGACTCGAGGAACAGAGCGTTGAACAGAGGCCAAAGCTGGTAATGGATGTCCCTCGCGCGGGAGATCTCGCCGATGACGTAGGTATCGTACAACTCCGCCATCTGCCGGGGGGCGACGTTCGACGTCACGGAGATCACCCCCTTCGCTCCCAGCGCCATCATCGGGAAGAACAGGGCGTCGTCTCCGGAGAGAACGCAGAACTTCTTCGGGGTCATCCGGATGATGTCGCACACCTGGCCCAGGTTGCCGGAGGCCTCCTTCACCCCCACGATGGTCGGGACCTCGGCCAGCCGGGCCACGGTGGACGCCGCCATGTTCACCCCGGTCCTTCCCGGCACGTTGTACAGGATGATCGGGATGTCGACCGATTCGGCGATGGCGCGAAAGTGCCGCAGGAGTCCTTCCTGCGTCGGCTTGTTGTAGTACGGGGTGATGACGAGCGCCGCGCTGGCCCCCGCCCGCTTCGCATACCGGGTGAGGACGATCGCCTCCTTCGTGTTGTTGGATCCGGTACCGGCGATCACCGGGACGCGGCCGCCCACCGCTTCGAGCACGGTGTCGATGACGCGCTCGTGCTCGTCGAAGGAGAGCGTTGCCGACTCTCCGGTCGTCCCGCAGGGGACGATGCCGTCCGTGCCGCTATCGATCTGGAATTTCACCAGCCTCTTCAGGGCATTCCTGTCCAGCTTCCCGTTCCGGAACGGCGTGACCGTCGCGACAATGGCCCCGTGAAACATCGTCTCCTCCCCCCTTCAGTAACGGTACGCTTCCTCGTTGATCACCCCGTCGCACGACCACGAGGTGTCCCCTTCCAGGAAAACCTGCCCGAACCCCTGGTTCCCCATGTCGAAGTGGATGACCAGCTTCTCCCCTCCCCTTGTGCGGACGGTCACCGGAGGACGGACGAAACCGTGAACGGCGGCGAGGACCCCGCAGGCCACCGCGCCCGTCCCGCAAGCGAGCGTTTCCCCCTCCACCCCCCGCTCGTAGGTGCGGACCCGGACCGCGCCGCCGCGCACCTGCGCGAAATTCACGTTGGTCCCCCGCGGCGCGAATGCGCGGTGCGTGCGGATCCCCCGCCCCACCCCGACCAGATCGATCTTCCCGACCGCGGGAACGAACAACACGACGTGCGGCACTCCCGTATTGAGAAAGGAGTACCGGATCTTCCTCCCGCGAAGCGTGAGCGTCCTGTCGATCGCAAGCCCGCGGGGAGGGGGCATCTGGAGCTTGACGCGGCGGTCCGAGACCTCGGCGTGAATGAGCCCCGCCAGGGTTTCGAATGCCATCGATTTGCCGGCGATCCCGCGCTCGGAAGCGAACCGGGCCGCGCACCGTCCCCCGTTTCCGCACATCTCCGCTGCGGACCCGTCCGCATTGAAGAACTTCCACCGGAAATCGGCGCGGCGGGACCGCCCCAGGAAGATGATCCCGTCGGCCCCGATCGACCGGGAGCGGTCGCACACCTTCCCGGCGAACGCCGGAAGGTCGATCCCCTTCATCACGCCGTTCCGGTTGTCGATCAGAAGGAAGTCGTTTCCGCTGCCGTTCAGTTTGGAAAAGGAAATTTGCTTCTTCACGTCCGCTCCGCCCCGGAAAATGTTCCGTTATGGTAGCAGATTGCCCCGATGCATTCCAATTCCGCCGATCGTCTCCCACCCGGAGCCAAAGCTCTACGCCTTTCTCCCCGGCCGGGTGAGGAACGACGCGGTCCGTTCCCCCCGGGTCAGGTCCCGGACGGTTTCCCGCTCCCGTACCACCTCGAACCGCGATCCGCACACCATGACTTCCGCGGCGCGGGGGCGCGAGTTGTAGGTCGAGGACATCGAGAAGCCGTAGGCGCCGGCGCTCATGACCGCGACGAGGTCGCCCGTCGCAAAGGCGGGGAGTTCCCGGTCCCTCGCGAGGAAATCCCCCGATTCGCAGATCGGACCCACCACGTCGGCCACCACTCTCTTCCTCGTACGTTTCCGGACGGGGAGGATGGCGTGGTAGGAGCCGTAAAGCGATGGGCGGGCGAGGTCGTTCATCGCCGCGTCGACGATGAAGAACTCCTTCTTTCCCTTCCCCCCCGCCGCCTGCGACGGCTTGGTGTAGAGCATCCGGGTGAGCAGAATCCCCGCGTTCCCCACGAGCACCCGACCCGGCTCGAGGATGATCGTGACGGGAAGTCCCCGGAATGCGCCCGCGATGGCGGCCGCGTATTGCTGCGGATCCGGCGGAATCTCGTCTTCGTAGGTGATCCCCAGCCCCCCCCCGATATCGACATAGCGAATGGAAAGCCCCTTGCGAAGCAGACGGTCGACCAGCGCACGGACCCTGCCGGCGGCGTCCAGGAAGGGGGATATCTCGGTCAGCTGGGAGCCGATGTGGCAGTCCACGCCGACGACCTCGATGTGCCGGCGTCTCGCCGCCCACTCGTAATCCCGCATCGCCTGCTCGATGTGGATGCCGAACTTGTTCTTCTTCAGCCCCGTGGAGATGTACGGATGGGTCTTCGGGTCCACGTCCGGGTTCACGCGGAGGGCGATGGGCGCCTTCCTCCGCATCCTCCGGGCGATGGCGTCGATCGTCTCCAGCTCCTGCCGGGACTCGACGTTGAACATCAGAATCCCCTTGCGCAGGGCCTCCTCGATCTCCCCCTCCATCTTCCCGACGCCGGAGTATACGATCTTCGCGGGAGGCGCCCCCGCCGCGAAGGCGCGGGAGAGTTCCCCGCCGGAGACGATGTCCACGCCGCTCCCGAGGTTCGTGAACGTCCGGATGATGGAACCGTTCGGGTTCGCCTTCATGGAGTAGCAGATGATGTGCGGGATTCCGGCGAACGCCCGGTCGAACACGCGGTAGTGGTGAGAGAGGGTCGCGTGGCTGTACACATAGACAGGCGTTCCCACGGCCTCCGCGATTCGCCGCAGGGGGACCCCCTCGCAGACCATCTCCCCTCTCTTCGTTGCGAAATGGTGCATCGGTCACCTCGTCACGAAACGGGTTTGCCCGGGTGCCGTCTGCCCCCAGAGGGGCTGCGGCTTCGCCTTTCGCCCGCACGCGGGCAGAAGGCATACGGCGATGAGAAGCAGGGCAAGAGCGAATCGGGCCCGGACGACCCCGTTCCGGCCGATCATGGTTTCTTCAGCCCCTCCAGGCGGCTTTTCACTCTCCTGGGCCCGGTCCCGCCGCGGACGTTGCGCATCCGGACGGAATTCGTGAGGGACACGAAATCGCGCACGTCCTCCCCGATCTTGAGGGAGAAGGAGCGGAACTCCTTGAGACTCAGATCCTTGAGCCGCTTCCCCGCCTTCTCGCAGTGGCGGACGATCTTCCCGGTGATCTCGTGGGCTTTCCGGAACGGGATCCCTTTCCGGGCGAGGTAGTCGGCGAGGTCCGTGGCCGTGAGGAACCCGTCGTCGCAGGCCGCCCGCATCCGCTCCTCGTGCACCGTCATCCCCCGGAGAAGAAGGGTCGCGCCGATGAGGGACTGCTTGACCGCCCGCGCCGAATCGAACACCGGTTCCTTGTCCTCCTGCATGTCGCGGTTGTAGGCAAGGGGAAGTCCCTTCATCACGGTGAGCAGATTCACGAGATTTCCGTACGCCCGGCCCGCCTTTCCCCGGATGAGTTCGGGCATGTCCGGGTTCTTCTTCTGCGGCATGATGCTGCTTCCCGTGCACAGCGCGTCGGGCAGGGAGAGGAAGCCGAACTCGGAGGAGGACCAGTAGACCATCTCCTCCGAGAGGCGCGAGAGATGCATCATGGTCACCGCGCAGGCGTAGAGAAAGTCCGCCGCGAAATCGCGGTCGGACACGGCGTCGATGCTGTTCTCGCACACCCCCTCCATCCCGAGTTCCCGCGCGACGAACTCCCGGTCGACCGGGAAGGTGGTCCCGGAGAGAGCGCCCGCCCCGAGAGGGGAAACGTTTGTCCGCCGTCGGGCGTCCCGGAACCGCTCCTGGTCCCGCGAGAACATCTCGTGGTAGGCGAGCAAGTGATGGGAAAACAGGACCGGCTGGGCCCTCTGCATGTGCGTGTATCCGGGCATGACGACCCCGAAGTACTCCTCCGCGCGCGAACGGATCGATTCCTTGGCCTTGTTCATCAGCAGGATGATGTCGTCGATCGAATCGCGCAGGTACAGCCGCAGGTCCAGGGCCACCTGGTCGTTTCGGCTTCTCGCGGTGTGGAGCTTCCCCCCGATCTCCCCCAGCCGCCGGGTCAGGACCTGCTCCACCGCCATGTGAATGTCCTCCTGGGAAAGGTCGAACGAGATCTTCCCCGTCTCGATCTCCTCCCGGATGGCCTTCAGGGCGGTTGCGATCCTGTGGGCTTCCCCCTGCGGGATGATCTTCTGTTTCCCGAGCATCCGCACATGCGCGATGCTCCCCTCGATGTCGTGCCGGTAGAGGAGAACGTCGTAGGGGATCGAAGCCGTGAACTCCTCGACGAACGAGTCGACCTGCCCGTCGAACCTGCCGCTCCACGCTTTCTTCTTTTTCGCCATGTCAGCGGTTCCTGTTCCGGAGCATCGCCCGGATCTTGAGCCGGAGCGCGTTGATCTTCACGAACCCCTCCGCGTCGCGCTGGTTGAACACCGTTTCCTTCTCGAAGGTGGCGAAATCGGTCCGGTAGAGCGACACGGGGCTTTTCCGTCCCGCGACGATGCAGTTCCCCTTGTACAGCTTGAGGCGGGCGGTGCCGGTCACGTTCTCCTGCGTCTTCTCCACCATCCCCTTGAGCAGCTCCATTTCCGGCGAGTACCAGTACCCGTAGTAGATGAGCTCGGCGTACTTGGGGATCAGCGAGTCCCGGAAATGCATCACCTCCCGGTCGAGGGTGATCGATTCGACGGCCCGGTGCGCGACATGGAGAATGGTCGCCCCGGGGGTCTCGTATACCCCGCGGGACTTGATCCCCACGTACCGGTTCTCCACCAGGTCCACGCGGCCGATCCCGTGGATTCCCCCCAGTCCGTTGAGATGCGCGAGGAGCTTCACCGGTCCCCTCTTTTTCCCGTTCACCGCCACGGGAACCCCCCGGACGAAATCCACCTCCACGTACACGGGCTTGTCCGGCGCCCTCTCGGGAGACCGGGTCAGGACGTACATGTCTTCGGGCGGCTCCGCCGACGGGTCCTCGAGAATCCCCCCCTCGAAGCTGATGTGCATGAGGTTCCGGTCGCTCGAGTACGGCTTCCGCACCGTCACCGGGGTCGGGATGCCGTGTTTCTTCGCGTAATTCACGAGGTCGGTCCGCGAGGCAAACTCCCACTCCCGCCACGGGGTGATGACGCGGATGCCCGGCATGAGCGAGTAATAGGTGAGCTCGAACCGCACCTGGTCGTTCCCCTTCCCCGTCGAGCCGTGCGACACGGCGTCCGCCTTCTCCTTGCGGGCCACCTCGATCTGCTTCTTCGCGATCAGGGGCCGCGCGATCGAGGTCCCGAGGAGGTAGGACCCTTCGTAGACCGCGTTCGCCATGAGGGCGGGATAGATGAAGTCCCGGACGAACTCGTCCTGGACGTTGTCCACGTACACTTTCGAGGCCCCGGTCTTCTTCGCCTTGGCCCGCACGGGCGCGAGTTCCTCCCCCTGGCCGAGGTCCGCCACGAAGGCGATCACCTCGCAGCCGTACGTCTCGATCAGCCACCGCAGGATGACCGAGGTGTCGAGCCCCCCGGAATACGCGAGAACGACCTTTTTCACCTTTTCCACGTCTTCCTCCTCCCACCGGTCAATGCGGGATGAATTTCTCCAGGATGGCCATCTGCATGTGCAGCCGGTTCTCGGCCTCGTCGAACACGGCCGACCGGGGCCCCTCGATGACCTCGTCGGTAATCTCCTCCCCCCGGTGGGCGGGAAGGCAGTGCATCACGATCGCCTTCTTGCCGGCCACCCGGAGGAGGTCTCCGTCGATGCGGTACTCCCGGAACGCCGCGAGGCGTTTCCGCTTCTCCTTTTCCTGTCCCATGCTCGTCCATACGTCGGTGTACAGGATGTCCGCCCCCCTGGCCGCCTCGACCGGGTCCCGAAGCACCCGCACGTCCCCCTTCCCGGCCGCTTCCGCCTCCCTGCGGATCTTCGCGGAAGGCTCGTACCCCTTGGGACAGGCGACGCGGAGAGTGAACCCCAGGAGATGGGCG
The sequence above is a segment of the Candidatus Deferrimicrobiaceae bacterium genome. Coding sequences within it:
- a CDS encoding TetR/AcrR family transcriptional regulator, whose product is MVLVEMNDDSFKGGVMARRGPRGGGPAKRDRILQAAVKIFSQKGFFNSKVSDIAQSAGVADGTIYLYFKNKDDLLISLFEEKMAEVVADARARIAAGDDALSRLRIFIENHMGLLLREAGLIEVLQVELRQSNKFMKDYVPVKFLEYLDVISEILELGKREGTFRQDLNVTVARRAVFGALDEMALAYVLSRKRKYDPAEAASEIYRIFAEGLCMKAKDREART
- a CDS encoding IclR family transcriptional regulator, whose translation is MVRRDKSNYIIQSVSHALDVLEEFHGDSDELGVTELSKKLKLHKNNVFRILATLQSRSYIEQNKANENYRLGVRCLELGQTFIHQRGMLKQAKPALQELAEKTGETSYVSIMRENEVVYLDSVEPEITVRVVSRLGLHMPIHATAAGKALVAFESEEDLRKRFGGELKGYTGNTFRTIDELLRDLEVVRERGYATDLEEFEEGLRCIASPIRDYTRKVIGALSVSGPAHRLTDEKIQTTFSGEVVRLGRELSTRLGFRE
- a CDS encoding tetratricopeptide repeat protein, which codes for MAITGAILLSLLSAAGCRKKEPPRGTGGDMVNLNALNEIENYREILRKDPNNLQALINTGNLYYDTGQDLLAIEHYQRALAIDPRNVNVRTDMAVCYRRSGNPDKAIEELKKVISTDPRHSQSRYNLGVILIHDKKDIEGGAKAWEGLLENVPDYPYRDSLKAEIAKMRATVDSMKPKAR
- the folK gene encoding 2-amino-4-hydroxy-6-hydroxymethyldihydropteridine diphosphokinase; this encodes MKEEVVLLLGSNMGRRVRRLRDGVAALAGEVKIRRISRIYAGEPSGRANQPWYLNIAVRGETDLAPEALLHFVKGIEVEAGRKAGARFGPRELDIDIILMGNRLVREPHLAIPHPKMPVRRFCLAPVAEIAPEISVPPGGETVRELLTACRDPLEVSPI
- a CDS encoding LL-diaminopimelate aminotransferase; amino-acid sequence: MSRFPLSARIRALPPYLFAELDRKKHEVRARGVDIIDLGVGDPDRPTPKFIVNRLKREAEIPANHQYPSYEGLPQFRAAVAEWYRRRFGVSLDSPSEVVALIGSKEGIAHFPLAFVNPGDTVLVPDPGYPVYHIATMFAGGRSHFLPLRRENAFLPDFGAIPRSVLAKAKILFLNYPNNPTSAVADRKFYRTVLGLAEEHDLIVAHDVAYTEIYFDGKRPMSILELPGAKKRCIEFHSLSKTYNMTGWRIGFAVGNAELVAGIGKVKTNVDSGVFQAVQGAGIAALESGDEVTDAIRKTYQDRRDVLVPGLRRLGLDPVEPLATFYVWIPVPKGYTSASCSAHLLERAGIVTTPGNGFGKGGEGYIRIALTKEKGKLREALSRMRKVGF
- a CDS encoding fumarylacetoacetate hydrolase family protein translates to MKIARFEYRGNVAYGSVDPGKGEIRELDGPPFEGIRPTGAPRPLADVRLLAPVVPSKIVAIGLIYKDHAREMGKAIPEEPLIFLKAPSALNHPGGDVVYPRASRRVDHEAELAVVIGRKAKDVSEREARSVILGYTCFNDVTARDLQAKDVQYARAKGFDTFAPVGPWIETDLDPSALSIRCLVNGQARQDSNTRELGKSVFALVEHISHVMTLYPGDIIATGTPPGVGPVKPGDVMTVEIEGIGSLTNRVVAA
- the dapB gene encoding 4-hydroxy-tetrahydrodipicolinate reductase, translating into MAKVVVCGAMGRMGRAILGVLKDRPQGLVLSGAVETPGHPLLGQDAFEAAGVGKAGVPVTSDFPSSIGRADVAIDFTHAASSVAHAREAAAAGKPIVIGSTGLTKEQEGEIRVSAETIACVLSPNMSVGVNLMFRVAADVARVLGDDYDVEIVEAHHRFKKDSPSGTAVKIADVVAGALGRDMKEVGVYGRQGMVGERSRKEIGVFAVRAGDVVGEHTLVFGGIGERFEITHRAHSRDTFARGAVRAASWVIGKPAGLYDMLAVLGV
- the dapA gene encoding 4-hydroxy-tetrahydrodipicolinate synthase, whose protein sequence is MFHGAIVATVTPFRNGKLDRNALKRLVKFQIDSGTDGIVPCGTTGESATLSFDEHERVIDTVLEAVGGRVPVIAGTGSNNTKEAIVLTRYAKRAGASAALVITPYYNKPTQEGLLRHFRAIAESVDIPIILYNVPGRTGVNMAASTVARLAEVPTIVGVKEASGNLGQVCDIIRMTPKKFCVLSGDDALFFPMMALGAKGVISVTSNVAPRQMAELYDTYVIGEISRARDIHYQLWPLFNALFLESNPIPAKTALAMMRKIHEEFRLPLSPMAEANRKALAKVLSELKLV
- the dapF gene encoding diaminopimelate epimerase → MKKQISFSKLNGSGNDFLLIDNRNGVMKGIDLPAFAGKVCDRSRSIGADGIIFLGRSRRADFRWKFFNADGSAAEMCGNGGRCAARFASERGIAGKSMAFETLAGLIHAEVSDRRVKLQMPPPRGLAIDRTLTLRGRKIRYSFLNTGVPHVVLFVPAVGKIDLVGVGRGIRTHRAFAPRGTNVNFAQVRGGAVRVRTYERGVEGETLACGTGAVACGVLAAVHGFVRPPVTVRTRGGEKLVIHFDMGNQGFGQVFLEGDTSWSCDGVINEEAYRY
- the lysA gene encoding diaminopimelate decarboxylase, producing the protein MHHFATKRGEMVCEGVPLRRIAEAVGTPVYVYSHATLSHHYRVFDRAFAGIPHIICYSMKANPNGSIIRTFTNLGSGVDIVSGGELSRAFAAGAPPAKIVYSGVGKMEGEIEEALRKGILMFNVESRQELETIDAIARRMRRKAPIALRVNPDVDPKTHPYISTGLKKNKFGIHIEQAMRDYEWAARRRHIEVVGVDCHIGSQLTEISPFLDAAGRVRALVDRLLRKGLSIRYVDIGGGLGITYEDEIPPDPQQYAAAIAGAFRGLPVTIILEPGRVLVGNAGILLTRMLYTKPSQAAGGKGKKEFFIVDAAMNDLARPSLYGSYHAILPVRKRTRKRVVADVVGPICESGDFLARDRELPAFATGDLVAVMSAGAYGFSMSSTYNSRPRAAEVMVCGSRFEVVRERETVRDLTRGERTASFLTRPGRKA
- the argH gene encoding argininosuccinate lyase codes for the protein MAKKKKAWSGRFDGQVDSFVEEFTASIPYDVLLYRHDIEGSIAHVRMLGKQKIIPQGEAHRIATALKAIREEIETGKISFDLSQEDIHMAVEQVLTRRLGEIGGKLHTARSRNDQVALDLRLYLRDSIDDIILLMNKAKESIRSRAEEYFGVVMPGYTHMQRAQPVLFSHHLLAYHEMFSRDQERFRDARRRTNVSPLGAGALSGTTFPVDREFVARELGMEGVCENSIDAVSDRDFAADFLYACAVTMMHLSRLSEEMVYWSSSEFGFLSLPDALCTGSSIMPQKKNPDMPELIRGKAGRAYGNLVNLLTVMKGLPLAYNRDMQEDKEPVFDSARAVKQSLIGATLLLRGMTVHEERMRAACDDGFLTATDLADYLARKGIPFRKAHEITGKIVRHCEKAGKRLKDLSLKEFRSFSLKIGEDVRDFVSLTNSVRMRNVRGGTGPRRVKSRLEGLKKP